Within the Burkholderiales bacterium genome, the region CGGCCGGCGTTGGGGAAAGCGCTGGCGTGGGCCGGCGTGCTCGCCCTCTTCGCTTTGTCCCTGCCGATGGTTTCCTGGAGCCTGGGCCTCCTCTTGCAGGACGACCCCGTCCTGGACTTGCGCCGGGCGACTCAGGCCCAGGCCGTGATCATCATCGGCGGCGGCATCCGGCCGGAGGCCGTGGAGTACGGCGGGGACACCCTGAGCGCCTTGAGTCTCGAGCGACTCCGTTACGGGGCGCGAATCGCCCGCCAGACCGGCCTTCCCGTGTTGGTGTCCGGCGGCGCCGCCCATCGAGGACCCCCCGAGGCCGAACTCATGAAGGCGGTACTGGAGGCGGAATATCGCGTGCCGGTGCGCTGGGTAGAAGCCCAGTCCCGCAACACCTACGAGAATGCGGTCCTCTCGGCTTCGCTGCTCCGCCAAGCGAACGTCCGACGGGCCGTTCTGGTGGCCCACGGCTTCGACATGCGCCGGGCCAAAGCAGAGTTCGAGGCGGCTGGGATGGAGGTCATCCCAGCCCCGACGGGACTCCCCACCTGGACCGGGGAGACGATTTTCGAATGGCTCCCCAACATGGGCGCGTTGCGGGGAAGCTATTACGCCTTGTACGAGCTTCTTGCCAACGCGGCGCGGTATCTGGGTCTCAACAAGTAAAAAAAGTTCGACGCGGACTCGCTCTGCGTCGGATACCGGCAATGAGGCCATTCCCACCCAGTCCATGTCGATGCTTTTTACACATTGCAAGGGCTTTCAGATCGGCCCATGGCGTCAATGACTTGGGAATTTTTTTCCTTAACCGGGTCGAACTGCTCCCCCTTTCTCTGAGGGGGCGGAGCGCGTCTCAATCTCGATTGCTGGTGGGAAGGTGTCGACCCAGTTTACGAATTCGGTGCACCCCCCTTCAAAAAAGCGAACATCGCATGGCGAATCAATACCCTACTGCCATGGCGCGGTATATGCTTCTAATGCGTTGAAACCGACTTGGGGGGATAAGAAACATGAATACTGCAATGGGAAGAGCCCTTCGATTAGGGGTGGTGGCAATGGCGCTTGCCCTTTTCGGCTTTGCGCCCGGATCAGCGCAGGCGGCCGCGTGTACGGTGGATTCCGCCTTCAACCCGGACCCGTTTCTCGCGGATGCCCACCAGTTGCGGCCTGGGCACCCCCAGCAACGATAGCGCCAGCGCGGTGAATTCCGTCGCCCCGGGAGGCTTCGCTGACTGGGCCCTGATCGACAAAGAGGGAGATGAAAGTCTGCCTTCGACCGCTCTGACCTTCGAGCCGGGTGGGCGGCAGCCAAGGCAATTGGTACATTGATTTGGCGGCTGTGCCGTTCAGCCAGCTTCTTATCGTGCTCAAGGACGGGGGCACGGGCGATGAAGTTCCCAATCCCGACCCGCCGCCTCCCTCCCCTCGGCCAGATTCAGTGGGTGTGGTTCATCCTCGACATGAGCGCCAACTCCTGTAGTCGGTTTCACAGGGCTTGTCACGCCCACGATTCCCGCGGGCGCGGACCTGTGCGGCACCTGGTCCATGTGGGGTAATCATAAGGGCGAGTTGAGAGAGATTTCCCATATGTCCCCTCTACGGCAGGGGCGGCACACCCCCCCAGGAAATGCCCGAGCCGGGCACCTTGCTTTTGCTGGGCTCCGCGCTCCTGGGACTCGGCGCCGTCCGCCGCTACGCCCGGCGCCGGATCGATTGAAGTTTTTGCCACAATAACAATAAAGCAGAAGCCCGCCTGATCAGCGGGCTTTCTGCTTTTATGCTAGCGCTTTCGCTGCTTTACTGCCGCTTGACGGTGATCGAGGCGCTGCCCGCGTTGCCCGCAGGATCTTCTGCCCGGGCGGTCAGGGTGGAAGTAGCGCTCGACCGGGCCTCCCATCGTCCTTTGCTCTTGGCCTTCCGGGCCCCGGTATCCCAGGTGTAGCTCAGGCTGGAGCCGTAGGCCACCGCCACTTCCTTGCCGTCGATCGCGAGGGAGATCTTGGCGACTTTCTTGTCGTCGGTGGCGCTCGCGCTCACGTTCACGGTACCGCTCACCGTGGCCCCGTTGGCGGGGCTGGAGAAGCTCACGGTCGGGGCCACGGTGTCGTTGGCGACGGTGACGGAGACGGTAGCGGAACTCCCTGGGTTGCCGCTCGCGTCCACCGCCTTCGCCTGGAGGGAGGCCTCCCCGTCGGCAAGGGCGGAGGTTGTCCCAACCGAAGCGATAGGGCGCCCGTCGTCTCCGTGCCCACCAAGCGCCCGTTGGCATAGAGTTCCACCCGGGCGACGCCCCCGTTGTCGCTGGCGCTCACGTCCACCGGCACCAGCCCGCTGACTTTACCGCCGGTGGGGGAGACGATGGCCACGCTCGGCGGCTGGACATCCTTGGCAACCAGGCCCTGGGCGGCCGAGACGGGCGGCGGCCGCGTCCACCCGGCCATGACCATAGTAGGGGTCATAGCCCGCCGGTCCCCGATCGAGGGTCGTCCCGAAAAGGGTCCGGTCCAGGCTGGCCGGATCCAGACTGGGGTTGGCCGCCATCATGAGGGCATAGATCCCAGCCGTCACGGGGCTCGACGCGGAAGTGCCGGAGAAGCCCCCGTAGCCGCCCCCCTCGCGTTGTGGTGTAAATGCTCACTCCAGGCGCCGCGACGTCGATGTGCTTGCCCCAACTGGACCAGGAAGTCCGGTTGTCCGAGCTGTCGGTGGCCGAGACGGCGGGTGATGGCATCGCTCGCCGGATCCCCCAGCTCGCCCCCCGTGTTGCCGCCCGCCACCACCACGATGCCGCCTTTGTTGCGGAAGTACTGGGCCGCCTCCCGCACCGTGCTGCTGGAAGACACGCTCAAGAAGCTGATGTTGGCCACCCGCGCCCCACGGTCGGCCGACCAGACCAGGGCCTGGGCCATGAGGCTGTAATAACCGTAACCTTGGCTATCGGTCACCCGC harbors:
- a CDS encoding hypothetical protein (possible pseudo, frameshifted) produces the protein MGKALAWAGVLALFALSLPMVSWSLGLLLQDDPVLDLRRATQAQAVIIIGGGIRPEAVEYGGDTLSALSLERLRYGARIARQTGLPVLVSGGAAHRGPPEAELMKAVLEAEYRVPVRWVEAQSRNTYENAVLSASLLRQANVRRAVLVAHGFDMRRAKAEFEAAGMEVIPAPTGLPTWTGETIFEWLPNMGALRGSYYALYELLANAARYLGLNK
- a CDS encoding hypothetical protein (possible pseudo, frameshifted); translated protein: MDASGNPGSSATVSVTVANDTVAPTVSFSSPANGATVSGTVNVSASATDDKKVAKISLAIDGKEVAVAYGSSLSYTWDTGARKAKSKGRWEARSSATSTLTARAEDPAGNAGSASITVKRQ